From the Oryzias latipes chromosome 22, ASM223467v1 genome, one window contains:
- the LOC111946870 gene encoding uncharacterized protein LOC111946870, translating into MTNRTKIKWPTFDGRAEEYELWEERMLCCMHSAGLKQTILNEPAGPLSVEEQARDNKLNADAYCALAPLLDNTSLGLIFRDTKDKGRESLKVLREHYIGKGRPRIVSLYITLTSLKKADTETVTEYVIRAEQIITALKSAGEAPSEGLMMAMIMRGLPEKYKPFTLMVTHSSADMKLGEFKAKLRNFEASEDIDPVADETGERVLKARAAPKKKSGPSTDLVCWRCGEKGHRKDDCSKKAWCSSCKSTSHTDKACRKKERGRGSRCARAQDDCCDSRSHKVDCRRDDTRGAAEKEDFTFKTETKDASRAAQQIQIKGLVVDTGASSHIINDRSRFKSFDSTFKPERHSMELADGKRTFGLAQGRGDAQVCLLDSKGRRCTVTLKNALYIPSFPQELFSVKCATANGAKVHFDEVT; encoded by the coding sequence ATGACGAACAGAACCAAGATTAAGTGGCCCACATTCGACGGGAGAGCAGAGGAGTATGAGCTCTGGGAAGAAAGGATGTTATGCTGCATGCACAGTGCAGGACTGAAGCAGACAATCCTGAATGAGCCTGCCGGTCCTCTGTCAGTGGAAGAACAAGCACGTGACAACAAGCTGAACGCTGATGCATATTGCGCGCTGGCGCCATTACTGGATAACACCAGCTTGGGACTGATATTCAGAGACACTAAAGACAAAGGCAGAGAGAGTCTCAAAGTGTTAAGAGAACACTACATCGGCAAAGGTAGGCCCCGGATTGTCTCCCTGTACATAACATTGACCTCACTGAAGAAAGCAGACACAGAGACTGTTACAGAGTATGTCATCAGAGCAGAGCAAATCATTACAGCGCTCAAGAGTGCAGGTGAAGCACCGAGTGAGGGACTGATGATGGCAATGATTATGAGGGGACTTCCAGAAAAATACAAGCCATTCACGCTGATGGTTACACATAGCTCTGCAGACATGAAGCTGGGAGAGTTCAAAGCCAAATTAAGGAACTTTGAGGCCTCTGAAGACATAGACCCCGTAGCAGATGAGACGGGAGAGAGAGTGCTGAAAGCCCGAGCGGCTCCAAAGAAAAAGAGCGGACCTTCAACGGACCTGGTTTGCTGGAGATGTGGAGAAAAGGGGCACAGAAAAGATGATTGCTCAAAGAAAGCTTGGTGTAGTTCATGCAAGAGCACAAGTCACACAGATAAAGCGTGCAGAAAGAAAGAACGTGGACGTGGCTCTCGGTGCGCTCGTGCTCAAGATGACTGCTGCGACAGCAGAAGCCATAAAGTGGATTGCAGGCGGGACGACACCAGGGGAGCTGCAGAAAAGGAAGACTTCACGTTTAAGACGGAGACGAAAGATGCCAGCAGAGCTGCACAGCAGAtccagataaaaggcctggtcGTGGACACAGGTGCATCGTCCCACATTATTAACGACAGGAGCCGGTTCAAGAGTTTCGACAGCACCTTCAAGCCAGAGAGACACAGCATGGAGCTTGCAGACGGAAAGCGTACTTTTGGGTTGGCACAAGGCAGAGGGGATGCACAGGTATGTCTCCTGGACAGTAAAGGGCGCCGCTGTACAGTGACGTTGAAGAACGCCCTCTACATCCCCTCATTCCCACAAGAACTCTTCTCGGTGAAGTGTGCAACTGCTAATGGTGCCAAGGTACACTTTGATGAAG